One region of Chlorobiota bacterium genomic DNA includes:
- the queC gene encoding 7-cyano-7-deazaguanine synthase QueC — translation MNLPSDPRRAVILVSGGMDSCVTAAIMQAQGYELNFLHTNYGQRTERKELECFHALADHFNATRRLIVDMRHLGMIGGSSLTDTHIEVTPANLHSREVPTSYVPFRNAGMLSVAVSWAEVIGAGAIAIGAVEEDSSGYPDCRQVFYEAYQNVVELGTRPETTIAIVTPVIQMSKGDIVEAGIRLAAPLHLTWSCYKSESVACGRCDSCALRLRGFQQAGATDPIPYQE, via the coding sequence ATGAACCTCCCAAGCGACCCACGCCGCGCCGTCATTCTGGTTAGCGGCGGGATGGACAGCTGCGTCACCGCCGCAATCATGCAGGCGCAAGGGTACGAACTGAACTTCCTTCACACCAACTACGGCCAACGCACCGAGCGGAAAGAGCTGGAATGCTTCCATGCCCTTGCCGACCATTTCAACGCCACGCGCCGGCTGATTGTGGATATGCGCCACCTGGGAATGATCGGCGGATCCAGCCTTACCGACACCCACATCGAAGTCACCCCCGCAAACCTTCACTCACGCGAGGTCCCCACCAGCTACGTCCCTTTTCGCAACGCGGGGATGCTATCGGTGGCCGTTAGTTGGGCCGAGGTGATCGGTGCCGGCGCGATTGCTATTGGCGCGGTGGAGGAAGATTCCAGCGGCTATCCCGATTGCCGCCAGGTGTTCTACGAAGCCTACCAAAACGTTGTGGAGCTTGGCACACGGCCGGAGACCACCATCGCCATCGTCACGCCGGTGATCCAGATGTCAAAAGGGGATATTGTGGAGGCGGGAATACGGCTTGCGGCTCCGCTGCATCTAACATGGTCCTGCTACAAAAGTGAGTCGGTGGCGTGCGGGCGGTGCGACAGTTGCGCGCTGCGGCTGCGGGGTTTCCAACAAGCCGGCGCAACGGATCCGATTCCATATCAGGAGTAA
- the prmC gene encoding peptide chain release factor N(5)-glutamine methyltransferase yields MQSSQADERSAPSPLYFATMNQQSTQTELWTIMRLITWGADFFKKRNIASARLTMELLLAHVLKLNRFDLYLQFERPLNETELAKLREMVRRRANREPLQYITGEAPFYKRIFHVTPAVLIPRPETELLVEEALRRGASLRCLDIGTGSGCIGITVALERPETTVTAIDISPEALAIARQNAQQLGARNIDFHQIDLFDDERMRDLGSFDLIVANPPYIPTAEIGTLEPEVRDFEPHTALTDGDDGYRVHRRLAELFPLLCREGGNMFVELGYGQAATVRKLFERTPHRTITVLTDLDKIERILWVQK; encoded by the coding sequence ATGCAGAGTTCACAGGCCGATGAACGTTCCGCTCCTTCCCCGTTGTATTTTGCCACCATGAACCAGCAGTCAACCCAAACCGAGCTTTGGACCATCATGCGGCTTATCACATGGGGGGCCGATTTTTTTAAGAAGCGGAACATCGCTTCGGCCCGCCTGACGATGGAGCTGCTGTTGGCCCACGTGCTGAAGCTCAACCGCTTCGACCTGTACCTGCAATTTGAACGCCCGCTGAACGAAACGGAGCTTGCCAAGCTGCGGGAAATGGTGCGCCGGCGTGCCAACCGCGAGCCGTTGCAGTATATCACGGGGGAGGCTCCTTTCTACAAACGAATCTTCCACGTCACCCCAGCGGTGCTGATCCCAAGGCCCGAGACGGAGTTGTTGGTGGAGGAGGCGTTGCGCCGGGGGGCATCGCTCCGGTGCTTGGATATCGGGACCGGGTCCGGCTGCATTGGCATTACCGTGGCGTTGGAACGGCCCGAGACGACCGTTACCGCGATTGATATTTCCCCGGAAGCGCTGGCCATTGCCCGCCAGAACGCCCAGCAGCTTGGCGCACGCAACATTGATTTCCACCAGATTGATCTGTTCGATGATGAACGCATGCGCGACTTGGGGTCCTTTGATCTTATCGTTGCCAACCCGCCGTACATCCCCACTGCCGAGATTGGAACCCTTGAGCCGGAGGTCCGGGATTTTGAGCCACACACCGCGCTGACCGATGGGGACGACGGCTACCGGGTCCACCGAAGGTTAGCGGAGTTGTTCCCGTTGCTGTGCCGCGAAGGGGGAAATATGTTTGTGGAGTTGGGATATGGCCAGGCCGCTACCGTCCGAAAGTTGTTCGAACGCACGCCCCACCGAACCATCACCGTGCTGACCGATTTGGACAAGATTGAGCGGATACTCTGGGTTCAGAAATAA
- a CDS encoding low affinity iron permease family protein yields MSEFFRRFSQKTAEVLGNAWAFVVAAVIVIVWAFTGPLFNFSDTWQLVINTGTTIITFLMVFLIQNTQNRDTKALHLKIDELIRAQSHARNRLIRLEEMSDAELESLQQEFHRISTEREHHGRRHAGPEGHPQPTPPPASGNQSASGSR; encoded by the coding sequence ATGAGTGAGTTCTTCCGGCGGTTTTCGCAGAAGACGGCCGAGGTGCTGGGGAACGCATGGGCGTTTGTGGTCGCGGCGGTGATTGTGATCGTATGGGCGTTTACCGGGCCGCTGTTCAATTTTTCCGACACGTGGCAGCTGGTGATCAACACCGGAACCACCATCATCACCTTCCTGATGGTGTTCCTGATCCAGAACACCCAGAACCGCGACACCAAAGCATTGCACTTGAAGATTGACGAACTAATCCGCGCCCAAAGCCACGCACGCAATCGGCTGATACGCCTGGAGGAGATGAGCGATGCAGAGCTTGAAAGCCTTCAGCAGGAATTCCACCGCATCAGCACCGAGCGGGAGCACCATGGCCGCCGCCACGCAGGCCCTGAAGGGCATCCCCAACCCACTCCCCCACCAGCTTCCGGCAATCAATCCGCATCGGGTTCGCGGTAG
- a CDS encoding fibronectin type III domain-containing protein, whose amino-acid sequence MKNLKQTLLAVGLLAAGIIAGCSDDDTATNPTTVDPVTNLRATTVTDKSIALAWDYAATADSFRIWRNGTQLASVVGTTKTYTDNGLTASTLYTYSIVAVKGGTASASASFGISTTLPGSTEKRAILAGNTGDKDRTLSKDTIYTIVGFYFVQPGTKLIIPAGTRLEGDFETKGAIITVRGTKSRSSGQLIAQGTPTEPIIFTSEKPEGQRARGDWGGIVLNGLADINVPGKTGTGEGGTGTYGPGGVGTAKNDDTSGVLTYVRIEYGGTKITADNEVNGLTLNGVGSGTVLDHVQVHFIADDGFEWFGGTVNGRYLVSSGNDDDMFDMDFGYSGKLQFLFGIQDPDLANRGFEVDNDADGSTNEPFTSATIANVTLIGAGKEKANNENNDGLYLRRNNKLKIYNAIVTNFRYGLVVDGSTTKDNADNGELFVKNSILHGSAGAYTYAKGTSADLDPIAQKNSWNIATTDPALTALTFTAPNPLPTNFATLPQAAQLPSEFFQQVSYIGAFGPATNWIQGWTAFKKN is encoded by the coding sequence ATGAAGAACCTGAAACAGACGTTATTAGCCGTGGGCTTGCTTGCGGCCGGAATCATTGCCGGATGCAGCGATGACGACACAGCAACCAACCCAACCACCGTTGATCCGGTGACGAATCTGCGGGCAACCACCGTCACCGACAAGAGCATCGCGTTGGCATGGGACTACGCTGCAACGGCCGACAGCTTCCGTATCTGGCGCAACGGAACCCAACTTGCTTCGGTGGTTGGCACAACCAAAACCTACACCGACAACGGATTGACGGCATCCACCCTTTACACCTACTCCATTGTTGCCGTGAAAGGGGGAACAGCTTCGGCTTCGGCCAGCTTCGGCATTTCCACAACGTTGCCCGGAAGCACCGAAAAGCGTGCAATCCTTGCCGGTAACACCGGCGATAAAGATCGTACGCTAAGCAAGGACACCATCTACACCATCGTTGGATTCTACTTTGTGCAGCCCGGCACCAAGCTCATCATTCCAGCAGGCACACGCTTGGAAGGTGACTTCGAGACCAAAGGGGCGATCATCACCGTTCGCGGAACGAAGTCCCGTTCCAGCGGGCAATTGATTGCACAGGGCACCCCCACCGAGCCAATCATCTTCACCAGCGAAAAACCGGAAGGCCAGCGCGCACGTGGCGATTGGGGAGGCATTGTGTTGAACGGCCTTGCCGACATCAACGTGCCCGGAAAAACTGGAACAGGGGAAGGCGGCACAGGAACCTACGGCCCAGGCGGAGTTGGAACAGCCAAGAACGACGACACATCGGGCGTGTTGACCTACGTGCGGATTGAGTACGGCGGAACCAAGATCACTGCCGACAACGAAGTCAACGGCCTAACCTTGAACGGCGTTGGAAGCGGCACGGTGCTGGATCACGTACAAGTCCACTTCATTGCCGACGACGGCTTCGAGTGGTTTGGCGGAACTGTCAACGGTCGCTACTTAGTTAGCAGCGGCAACGACGACGATATGTTCGACATGGATTTTGGCTACAGCGGCAAGCTGCAGTTCTTGTTCGGTATCCAGGACCCTGACCTTGCCAACCGTGGGTTCGAAGTTGACAACGATGCCGACGGTTCAACAAACGAGCCGTTCACCAGCGCAACCATTGCCAACGTCACGTTGATTGGTGCCGGAAAGGAGAAAGCCAACAACGAAAACAACGATGGCTTGTATCTGCGCCGCAACAACAAACTGAAGATCTACAACGCCATCGTCACCAACTTCCGCTACGGGCTGGTGGTGGATGGATCAACCACAAAGGATAATGCCGACAATGGTGAGTTGTTCGTCAAGAACAGCATCCTGCACGGAAGCGCAGGAGCCTACACGTATGCAAAGGGAACGTCGGCCGATCTTGACCCAATCGCTCAGAAGAACAGCTGGAACATCGCAACAACCGATCCGGCCCTGACAGCCTTAACGTTCACCGCGCCGAACCCGTTGCCAACAAACTTCGCAACCTTGCCCCAGGCGGCACAGCTGCCCAGCGAGTTCTTCCAACAGGTAAGCTACATCGGTGCCTTTGGTCCAGCCACCAACTGGATTCAGGGATGGACCGCCTTCAAGAAAAACTAA
- a CDS encoding DNA adenine methylase, which yields MWQTSLWEDTERVVNVANVPQRSPFRYPGGKTWLIPRIRQWLGSLPSRCQLLIEPFAGGGIVSLTAAAERLSDHVIMVELDEQIASVWQTIIHDTDGPEWMADKIMSFAITLETVKEELAQQYESKREKAFQAILKNRVNRGGIMAPGAGLVKTGEAGKGLLSRWYPATLCRRIMDIKRYRDRITFIQGDGLPIVQQYALNTNNSFFIDPPYTASKKQAGSRLYTYSQIDHNSLFSICDQLKGEFLMTYDNADEVDSLAHHYNFQTQTIAMKNTHHARMTELLISKNLNWLTMPNNRQS from the coding sequence ATGTGGCAAACATCATTATGGGAAGATACTGAGCGGGTCGTCAACGTTGCCAACGTGCCGCAGCGAAGCCCCTTCCGCTATCCCGGAGGGAAAACATGGCTGATTCCTCGGATACGGCAGTGGCTTGGCTCCTTACCAAGCCGGTGCCAATTGCTTATCGAGCCGTTTGCTGGCGGGGGCATTGTAAGCCTAACAGCTGCTGCCGAACGCCTTAGTGACCACGTGATAATGGTTGAATTGGATGAACAGATTGCTTCCGTGTGGCAGACAATTATCCATGATACTGATGGGCCCGAATGGATGGCCGATAAAATCATGTCCTTTGCTATCACCCTTGAAACAGTGAAAGAAGAGCTTGCGCAGCAGTACGAATCAAAACGGGAGAAGGCATTTCAAGCAATTCTGAAAAACCGAGTTAATCGTGGTGGCATTATGGCACCGGGCGCAGGATTAGTAAAAACGGGAGAGGCTGGCAAAGGCTTGCTGTCGCGCTGGTACCCAGCAACGCTCTGCCGACGAATTATGGATATTAAACGCTATCGTGACCGAATAACATTTATTCAGGGTGATGGGCTTCCCATTGTGCAGCAGTATGCCTTAAACACAAATAATTCATTTTTTATTGATCCCCCTTATACTGCATCAAAAAAGCAGGCTGGCAGCAGATTGTACACGTACTCCCAGATTGATCATAATTCCCTGTTCTCTATCTGCGACCAGCTGAAAGGGGAATTCCTGATGACCTACGATAATGCTGATGAAGTTGATAGCCTTGCCCATCACTATAATTTCCAAACCCAGACGATAGCCATGAAAAATACTCACCATGCACGCATGACCGAACTGCTGATTAGCAAAAATCTAAACTGGCTGACCATGCCAAATAATCGGCAGAGTTGA
- a CDS encoding DUF488 domain-containing protein, which translates to MLIYTVGHSTRTQEALMELLKQYGVRAVIDIRAIPYSRHNPQFNREEMQRAYATSGIRYQHVESLGGKRPPKEVMERARSCSERSRGFAEYMRTATFQEGIQQVMGMANTEQIALMCAEADPTHCHRFWVADALVERGVQVRHIINENESRIHPANLFTAWE; encoded by the coding sequence ATGCTTATCTACACCGTTGGGCATTCCACCCGCACGCAGGAAGCGTTGATGGAATTGCTGAAACAGTATGGCGTTCGGGCGGTGATTGATATCCGTGCAATCCCCTACTCACGGCATAATCCGCAGTTCAACCGCGAGGAGATGCAGCGGGCCTACGCCACCAGCGGAATCCGCTACCAGCATGTTGAATCGCTGGGGGGGAAACGCCCGCCGAAGGAGGTGATGGAGCGCGCCCGATCCTGCAGCGAACGCTCGCGTGGGTTTGCCGAATACATGCGCACCGCAACCTTCCAAGAAGGAATCCAACAGGTGATGGGCATGGCCAACACCGAGCAGATTGCCCTGATGTGCGCCGAAGCGGACCCAACGCACTGCCACCGCTTCTGGGTTGCCGATGCGCTGGTGGAACGTGGGGTCCAGGTTCGCCACATCATCAACGAAAACGAATCGCGCATTCACCCGGCAAACTTGTTCACCGCCTGGGAGTAG
- a CDS encoding ATP-binding protein: MPTDRSNPSQPSMNLLGDVLRHGVLPFHGRVGEVSAIVQFWRGVLKSDHLRCLLVEGEAGVGKSSLLQEAIRQIEAANGAVVVLKLYSESTAAIAPLVAQALGRDSRLHRLVRGNTLQTLAGCADALRRIARLRPMMLVVEDIHLLAGAALREFAQLVAAIADEPIALCAAARPLDYPARAVLAEKPLQQLRLQGLSSTEIGIIWKSLFGELPAPDTLAVVAAETLGNALAIRAVLQGGVSTGAIQQRHNGVWGTEPTFRQSVRQNSQALINGLAIQLTQEERVVAEQLASLGEVFSGEAATVVASPKVVQSLAFNGVLHQLPTPKRPLPGLGRSAELPWAFTHSLVHREFLSAGRFPVGGVLAMLSGAVPIYSILPFRLLLNPPNGTAERDLLLQSLPLEHVRCATDTALSIAVELDVTADWPFALTVWQVAELLLEANAGRFSTEELRQRRANALARKLTLLRRELDSQQHQQALRGLLELTQEPLPDPLAIFRIIAIAQQSWSHADNPATLRRLLDEALALGGRYPWLRSERLYAICLRDFCQIAIENQEYSAARNIEAEYQRIQEGDHVPEAIRRIALVNIGPYLLMLFDSPQELARRTALCQQIAAAATDFERSVLDSITPYFYWETGELEPMIAVLKATMEGFKAKGMMRTYRNRALLLAKATTVMGGITIEEFVEWIAQHTATCVAEQLLDLANDATAMLELLPVALLLGRGNLISTMISNKPLLGDLQLPTVFSVARGTQRPAISYAEEEFALLGKQIVRLEDVIRFRAAMAVARNWATGSMKHPLPDPLQEDAAAAFRNLLDWLAARRLDALLLLLLRDYAALLPVRQRAAYRKQAAAIATKRNSAAAPKMKHDHRLSVTMLGKIEVRPADPNATAVQPRGARQKAFLGTMVANELMGGRLDRKEFLEAAGIEVDYHNPKLARDAVNSAIYRLRDLVGHDGILTDHETPRLNLELLRVDLIEAEGLLRDAAKALQRAHPARARDAALRALEILRGEVPFPTLYEGVFEQLRDDLENRLRLVVLRTATLALREGDAEGAELLLRRAWGMLPGDDEIGDLYCAALEALDRPADAANVRKKMEAA; encoded by the coding sequence ATGCCAACAGACCGTTCCAACCCTTCGCAACCTTCCATGAATCTGCTGGGCGATGTTCTTCGCCATGGCGTTCTTCCATTCCACGGGCGGGTGGGGGAAGTATCGGCCATTGTTCAGTTCTGGCGTGGCGTTCTGAAAAGCGATCATCTGCGTTGCCTGCTGGTGGAGGGGGAAGCGGGCGTTGGGAAAAGCAGCCTGCTGCAAGAAGCAATCCGGCAGATTGAAGCGGCCAACGGGGCGGTGGTGGTGCTGAAGCTCTACTCGGAATCCACCGCAGCAATCGCGCCGTTGGTGGCGCAAGCCCTGGGGCGCGATTCGCGGCTGCATCGCCTGGTTCGGGGCAACACTTTGCAGACCCTTGCCGGCTGTGCCGATGCCTTGCGCCGCATTGCCCGGCTGCGGCCAATGATGCTGGTGGTTGAGGATATCCATCTTCTTGCCGGGGCTGCCCTTCGCGAGTTTGCGCAGCTGGTTGCTGCCATTGCCGATGAGCCAATCGCCCTGTGCGCCGCTGCCCGCCCGCTGGATTATCCGGCCAGAGCAGTGCTTGCGGAAAAGCCATTGCAACAGCTACGGCTGCAAGGGCTAAGCAGCACGGAGATTGGCATCATCTGGAAATCGTTGTTTGGCGAGCTGCCCGCGCCCGATACCCTTGCGGTTGTTGCCGCCGAAACGTTGGGGAACGCGCTGGCGATCCGCGCCGTGCTGCAGGGTGGGGTGAGTACGGGTGCAATCCAGCAACGGCACAATGGAGTTTGGGGAACCGAGCCAACGTTCCGCCAATCGGTGCGCCAGAATTCGCAAGCGTTAATCAATGGCCTTGCTATCCAGCTTACCCAGGAAGAGCGGGTGGTTGCCGAGCAGCTGGCATCGCTGGGCGAAGTCTTCTCGGGGGAGGCTGCCACGGTGGTTGCAAGCCCCAAGGTTGTGCAATCGCTGGCGTTCAACGGAGTGCTGCACCAGCTGCCAACCCCAAAGCGTCCGCTGCCGGGATTGGGGCGCAGCGCGGAGCTGCCGTGGGCGTTTACCCACAGCTTGGTTCATCGTGAGTTCCTCTCCGCCGGGCGGTTCCCGGTTGGTGGGGTGTTGGCGATGCTTTCCGGGGCTGTGCCGATTTACTCCATCCTTCCGTTCCGATTGCTGCTCAATCCTCCGAACGGTACTGCCGAACGCGACCTGCTGCTTCAATCCCTTCCGCTGGAGCACGTGCGCTGCGCGACGGACACAGCCCTGAGCATCGCCGTCGAGCTTGACGTAACCGCCGATTGGCCCTTTGCCCTGACCGTTTGGCAGGTTGCCGAGCTTCTGTTGGAAGCGAACGCAGGGCGATTCAGCACCGAGGAGCTACGCCAGCGGCGCGCCAACGCACTGGCCCGGAAACTGACGTTGCTTCGGCGCGAGCTGGACTCGCAACAGCACCAGCAAGCGTTGCGGGGGTTGCTGGAACTGACGCAAGAACCGTTGCCCGATCCGCTTGCAATCTTCCGCATTATTGCCATTGCCCAACAAAGCTGGAGCCATGCCGATAACCCCGCCACGCTGAGGCGATTGTTGGATGAAGCATTGGCCCTGGGGGGGCGGTATCCGTGGCTTCGATCCGAACGGTTGTACGCCATTTGCTTGCGCGATTTCTGCCAGATTGCAATCGAAAACCAAGAGTATTCGGCTGCCCGCAACATTGAGGCCGAGTATCAGCGGATTCAAGAGGGGGACCACGTCCCGGAGGCTATCCGCCGCATTGCTCTGGTGAACATTGGCCCCTACTTGCTGATGCTGTTTGATTCCCCCCAGGAGCTTGCCCGCCGCACCGCACTGTGCCAGCAGATTGCCGCCGCTGCAACCGATTTCGAGCGGAGTGTGCTGGATTCCATCACCCCATATTTCTACTGGGAGACCGGCGAACTTGAGCCGATGATTGCAGTGCTGAAGGCAACGATGGAGGGCTTCAAAGCAAAGGGGATGATGCGCACCTACCGCAACCGCGCACTGTTGCTGGCAAAGGCCACAACGGTGATGGGGGGAATCACCATCGAGGAGTTCGTGGAGTGGATTGCCCAGCATACCGCTACCTGCGTTGCCGAGCAATTATTGGACCTGGCCAACGACGCAACCGCCATGCTTGAGCTGCTTCCTGTGGCGTTGCTTTTGGGGCGTGGCAATCTGATTTCCACCATGATTTCCAACAAGCCGCTTCTGGGCGATCTTCAGCTGCCCACGGTGTTCAGCGTGGCACGGGGGACCCAGCGGCCAGCAATCAGTTATGCCGAAGAAGAGTTTGCATTGCTGGGCAAACAGATCGTGCGCTTGGAGGATGTTATCCGGTTCCGCGCCGCAATGGCGGTTGCGCGCAATTGGGCCACTGGCTCCATGAAGCATCCACTTCCCGACCCATTGCAGGAGGACGCTGCGGCTGCATTCCGGAACCTGCTGGATTGGCTTGCCGCACGGCGGCTGGATGCGTTGCTGTTGCTGCTGCTGCGCGATTATGCCGCATTGCTCCCGGTTCGGCAGCGTGCCGCCTACCGCAAGCAAGCCGCAGCAATTGCCACCAAACGGAACAGTGCTGCCGCACCGAAAATGAAGCACGATCACCGGTTATCGGTGACGATGCTGGGGAAGATTGAGGTGCGCCCGGCTGACCCCAACGCCACCGCAGTGCAGCCACGCGGTGCGCGTCAGAAAGCGTTTTTGGGAACGATGGTGGCCAACGAACTTATGGGGGGGCGGTTGGATCGCAAGGAGTTTTTGGAGGCGGCCGGAATCGAGGTGGATTACCACAACCCCAAGCTGGCGCGCGACGCAGTCAACAGCGCCATTTACCGCCTGCGCGACCTTGTGGGGCACGACGGAATCCTTACCGACCACGAGACTCCACGGCTAAATCTTGAACTGCTTCGGGTTGATTTGATTGAGGCCGAAGGGTTGCTGCGCGATGCGGCCAAAGCCTTGCAGCGTGCCCACCCCGCCCGCGCCCGCGACGCAGCACTTCGCGCCCTTGAAATTCTCCGTGGCGAAGTCCCCTTCCCAACGTTGTACGAAGGGGTGTTCGAGCAGCTTCGCGATGATCTTGAGAACCGTTTGCGATTGGTGGTGCTGCGGACCGCAACGCTGGCCCTGCGCGAAGGGGATGCCGAAGGGGCCGAGCTGCTTCTGCGCCGCGCTTGGGGGATGCTTCCCGGCGATGATGAGATTGGGGATCTGTACTGCGCCGCGCTTGAAGCCCTGGACCGCCCCGCCGATGCAGCCAACGTTCGGAAGAAAATGGAGGCAGCATAG